In Sphingobacterium sp. lm-10, one DNA window encodes the following:
- a CDS encoding RagB/SusD family nutrient uptake outer membrane protein, which produces MKSILHKHIVSAAIGATFVLTTSCEKFVELGAPPTQVLSEEAFLTDASARSVILGLYVSGVGNVGTTTFYSGMAADDVQYNAADAGLLEFANNGLLNTNSYVNNLWGSLYQLVKNTNNSIIGLEKSASLTPAVKEQLLGEAKFMRAYTYLYLVNLYGDVPLHLLGDLEVFEQASLGRTSTDLVYAQIIADLIDAESKLPVAYEGTFRARVNKHAASALLARVYLYRNDWEKAELQATKVLQATEYGLPATTSNFTNTSSEVIFQIANLNGVTTFGANYITVANVIPVYTLRDAVYETFETTPAIDLRRTNWTVPKTVSNKVYYAISKYKVSAGTGNEYHIVLRLAEQYLIRAEARANRNNLAGAKEDTDAIRTRAGLGALPATLTQTQLLTAIETERLHEFFGEFGHRWFDLKRTGRATAVLSPVKADWQATDVLFPIPNAQILLNNNLAQNPGYEN; this is translated from the coding sequence ATGAAAAGCATCTTACATAAACATATTGTATCAGCAGCCATCGGGGCTACATTCGTGCTCACCACTTCTTGCGAAAAATTTGTTGAATTGGGCGCACCTCCCACACAAGTATTATCAGAAGAGGCTTTTCTTACGGATGCCTCCGCACGAAGTGTTATTCTCGGACTCTACGTCTCCGGCGTAGGCAACGTGGGCACCACGACTTTCTATTCGGGTATGGCGGCAGATGACGTGCAATATAATGCGGCGGATGCCGGTTTGCTCGAGTTTGCTAACAACGGCCTGTTGAACACCAATAGCTATGTCAATAACTTGTGGGGAAGCCTTTATCAGCTCGTCAAAAACACAAATAACAGTATCATCGGATTGGAAAAATCCGCCTCACTAACACCTGCTGTTAAAGAGCAGCTCCTGGGAGAAGCGAAGTTTATGCGGGCATACACCTACCTGTATTTAGTGAATTTATATGGCGATGTGCCGCTGCATTTGTTGGGTGATTTGGAGGTTTTTGAACAGGCGTCTTTAGGTAGGACATCCACCGATCTGGTGTATGCGCAGATCATCGCGGATTTAATTGATGCCGAAAGCAAATTGCCTGTGGCCTATGAAGGCACTTTTCGTGCAAGGGTAAATAAGCATGCCGCGAGCGCGCTATTGGCTCGGGTATATCTATACAGAAATGATTGGGAAAAGGCGGAGTTGCAAGCCACTAAAGTCTTGCAGGCTACCGAATATGGTCTCCCGGCAACGACCAGCAACTTTACGAATACCAGCAGTGAGGTGATTTTCCAAATCGCCAATTTAAATGGCGTGACCACATTTGGCGCAAACTACATCACCGTGGCCAATGTGATCCCGGTATATACCTTGCGCGACGCCGTGTACGAAACGTTCGAAACTACGCCCGCAATCGATTTGCGAAGAACGAATTGGACGGTGCCAAAAACGGTATCCAACAAGGTTTATTATGCGATTTCAAAATATAAGGTATCTGCTGGCACAGGCAATGAATATCACATCGTATTGCGTCTGGCAGAACAATATTTGATCCGCGCCGAAGCACGTGCTAACCGCAACAACCTCGCTGGTGCGAAGGAAGATACGGACGCCATTCGCACGCGTGCCGGACTGGGCGCACTACCTGCCACACTTACCCAGACGCAACTGCTCACGGCCATCGAGACAGAACGCTTACATGAATTTTTCGGAGAGTTTGGACACCGTTGGTTTGACTTGAAGCGAACTGGCCGCGCCACGGCAGTATTATCCCCCGTCAAGGCCGACTGGCAAGCCACGGACGTGCTATTTCCGATTCCGAATGCACAAATCCTACTAAACAATAATTTGGCCCAAAACCCGGGATATGAAAACTAA
- a CDS encoding TlpA disulfide reductase family protein, protein MKSTLFISFALTASLSYAQQQSENVYQRHRGILENGTLEQKDSLANVLFSDVKNLKKEEDYRTTINMLRALGHEENMETVSNTAKKKFPKGSLTRDAYITEVFYEAEGTAAKEKAYKEVVKKWPVKNFPEQELTYDYLLANLAGAFAKEEKPQEAVHYLEQMHERFWRGNGYLPVGQTLLAAGDTVSAAPLLKVAMDDAYYYISLPEEQKDNKAKFAAMGYASSMSAYVGILVNRGSYAEALDLIEKAMDVAPEQADGLSTVYYKSLVGTGRKLEGYNVLTKLYSKGRFDVENDLKNMYAELNGSMNGYERFNAGLKQELVKTIQTHIQEMATYKAAPDFELLNLKGEKVSLASLKGKVVVLDFWATWCQPCIRSFPGMKAAQALYEDDQDVQFLFINTWERDKEYKKNVVSFIEKNKYPFEVLYDDQKDPQTGEVLAGKLGVRGIPAKFIIDAEGHIRYFLTGSTPNVDYIKMEMTELIEAAKKPYKELAKS, encoded by the coding sequence ATGAAAAGCACATTATTTATTTCGTTTGCGCTAACGGCTAGTTTGAGTTACGCGCAACAGCAGTCCGAAAATGTATACCAGCGCCATCGCGGTATTCTGGAAAATGGAACGCTCGAACAAAAGGATTCATTAGCCAACGTCTTATTCAGCGACGTGAAAAACTTAAAAAAAGAAGAGGACTACCGAACCACCATTAACATGCTCCGCGCTTTAGGCCATGAAGAGAATATGGAGACCGTGAGCAACACGGCAAAGAAAAAATTCCCCAAAGGCAGCTTAACCAGAGACGCCTACATCACGGAGGTGTTTTACGAAGCCGAAGGGACGGCTGCCAAAGAGAAAGCCTATAAGGAGGTGGTCAAGAAATGGCCCGTAAAGAACTTCCCGGAGCAGGAGCTCACCTACGATTACCTACTAGCTAACCTGGCAGGCGCATTTGCAAAAGAAGAAAAGCCCCAAGAAGCGGTGCACTACCTGGAACAGATGCACGAGCGTTTCTGGCGGGGAAATGGGTATCTGCCCGTGGGGCAAACCCTATTGGCAGCGGGCGACACGGTGTCTGCGGCCCCGTTGTTGAAGGTAGCAATGGATGACGCTTATTATTACATCAGCCTGCCGGAAGAACAAAAAGACAACAAAGCTAAGTTTGCGGCGATGGGATACGCGAGTTCTATGTCGGCATACGTCGGCATACTAGTGAATAGGGGCTCTTATGCCGAAGCACTGGATCTCATCGAAAAAGCGATGGATGTAGCGCCCGAACAGGCCGACGGCTTATCTACGGTGTACTACAAATCACTGGTAGGTACTGGGCGAAAATTGGAAGGCTATAATGTGCTTACTAAACTGTATTCTAAGGGTCGATTTGATGTTGAAAACGATCTAAAAAACATGTACGCAGAATTGAACGGTTCTATGAATGGCTATGAGCGCTTCAACGCTGGCCTGAAACAAGAACTGGTGAAAACTATCCAAACGCATATTCAGGAGATGGCAACCTACAAAGCGGCTCCCGATTTTGAATTACTCAATTTGAAAGGCGAAAAAGTGAGTTTGGCTAGCTTGAAAGGCAAAGTGGTGGTACTAGATTTCTGGGCAACCTGGTGTCAACCCTGTATCCGCTCTTTTCCGGGTATGAAGGCGGCTCAAGCACTATACGAAGACGACCAAGATGTACAGTTCTTATTTATCAACACCTGGGAGCGCGACAAGGAATACAAGAAGAATGTCGTCTCCTTTATCGAGAAAAACAAGTACCCGTTCGAGGTATTGTATGACGATCAGAAAGACCCACAAACCGGGGAAGTGTTGGCCGGAAAATTAGGCGTAAGGGGAATCCCCGCTAAATTCATCATCGACGCAGAAGGTCACATTCGTTACTTCCTGACAGGGTCTACACCCAATGTGGATTATATAAAAATGGAAATGACAGAACTGATCGAAGCGGCGAAAAAGCCGTATAAGGAATTGGCCAAATCATAG
- a CDS encoding nucleoside deaminase — translation MENHETFMHRAIALAEQNLKTLNGGPFGCVIVRDGKILSAKGNSVTSDCDPTAHAEINAIRAAAKKIGKPDLSGCILYTSAEPCPMCLSAIYWANITHVYYGNTKRDAEWAGFGDEFISDELKNKIEDQSIRFERICASDAIKAFEKWVALPSGEKGRVKDGSL, via the coding sequence ATGGAAAACCACGAAACATTCATGCATCGCGCTATAGCCCTTGCAGAACAAAACCTAAAAACATTAAATGGAGGGCCTTTTGGCTGCGTGATAGTGAGAGATGGAAAGATATTGAGTGCTAAAGGCAATTCTGTTACATCGGATTGTGATCCTACCGCTCATGCCGAAATCAACGCGATACGTGCTGCTGCAAAAAAGATTGGTAAACCAGACTTGAGTGGCTGCATATTATATACAAGCGCGGAGCCTTGCCCAATGTGTCTGAGTGCCATATATTGGGCAAACATCACTCATGTTTATTATGGCAATACAAAGCGAGATGCAGAATGGGCTGGGTTTGGAGACGAGTTTATATCAGATGAATTAAAGAACAAGATTGAAGATCAGTCTATTAGATTTGAACGCATTTGTGCAAGTGATGCAATAAAAGCGTTTGAGAAGTGGGTTGCATTGCCTTCTGGAGAAAAGGGTAGGGTGAAAGATGGATCGTTGTAG
- a CDS encoding SusC/RagA family TonB-linked outer membrane protein encodes MNNKLLNLSGTARLAVLLSIFACLFASQHVYSQTQKLDISIKDGQLEDVFNTINEQSTYKMFYSKDKLPNKKINLVGKQLTVKEVLRRALEGSNLTWQLMNNDIIAIKENQKSKIHVTGQVVNEMGEPLAGVSIVIKNYQKMDYRNVQTSTATDANGIWGMLLEEDNVPLIFSFIGYQKIEILAKDLPKTAVPIKLVPEKGSLEEIVVIGYGTTTRRLNTGSVASITAKDIESQPVGNPLAALSGRMPGVLIAQNNGVPGSAVQVQIRNQASLSGTTSGSIPLYVVDGVPFTNFNGGAPATDNLNAFGISGASGGLSPFNMINPADIERIDILKDADATAIYGSRGANGVVLITTKKGVSGRTRVGVNFNTGITEVNRFIPMLNLPDYLTLRKEAFANDGVTPTTANAPDLTVWDQEAATDWQKLLIGNTGHVTDAQANLSGGNEYTRFFFNSGYRRESTVFYGDSENSRFTSRLNLDHKSSDGKFNAAFSVSYANDQSNMPSSDVSSFYNLAPNYPIYNENGTYYWLPSSFGISNPIALLDRKYIGKTNNLISNANLSYNIAPGLVAKANFGYTITQLQQNNQTPSTSLNNTLPTTLGTSSFSNTKAQNWIIEPTLNYNKAIGDGNLTALVGTSFQQNSSATQTTNGTNYSNDALLGSLNAAGLFTANNNMVAYKYHAIFGKLNYEWQEKYLFNGTFRRDGSSRFGPKNRFGNFGAVGMGWIFSKEDFVADNLNFLSFGKLRGSFGTTGNDQISNYLYLQLYSSSAAYLGNATMNLITLPNEFIQWETTQKLEFALDLGFLKDRILFTANYFRNRSGDQITSAGLPTQVGYNSYTSNLPAVIQNTGLELDLNTTNIESNDFSWKTSVNFTFFRNKLLEFPNLEQSFFASSFIVGEPINLVRLYNYQGVNPATGAAIYEDRNGDGIISPDDRYVADLGTPFYGGFNNTFTYKGFELGVFFQFNHRFGVTRILNTRPGAMVNQNDYWLGRWTPENTASDIPAATTTPGNALYTSYNQYTNSNAVYGDASYIKLRSVNLSYRLPSSWLSSTKLSNCSIFAQGQNLFTWAKNKYVLDTETTVQGGPSGLGTGTIGQVLPPLRTIVFGFNCQF; translated from the coding sequence ATGAATAACAAACTACTTAACCTAAGCGGGACAGCGAGGCTGGCCGTCCTGTTGTCCATCTTTGCGTGTCTATTCGCGTCCCAACACGTCTATTCACAAACACAGAAATTGGATATTTCGATTAAAGACGGCCAACTGGAAGATGTGTTCAACACGATCAATGAGCAGAGCACCTACAAAATGTTTTACAGTAAAGATAAGCTCCCCAATAAAAAGATTAATCTGGTCGGGAAGCAACTAACGGTCAAAGAAGTGCTGCGCAGAGCCTTGGAAGGCAGCAACCTAACCTGGCAACTGATGAATAATGATATCATCGCGATCAAGGAGAATCAAAAATCGAAAATACACGTCACCGGGCAGGTGGTCAATGAAATGGGGGAACCATTAGCGGGCGTGTCTATTGTGATTAAGAATTACCAGAAAATGGATTACCGCAATGTACAGACCAGCACGGCGACCGACGCCAACGGTATCTGGGGCATGTTGCTGGAGGAGGATAATGTGCCGTTGATATTCTCGTTTATCGGATATCAGAAAATAGAAATCCTGGCGAAAGACTTACCTAAAACCGCCGTTCCGATCAAGCTCGTACCGGAAAAAGGAAGTTTGGAGGAGATCGTCGTCATTGGCTATGGCACCACGACACGCCGACTCAATACCGGATCTGTCGCTTCGATTACCGCAAAAGATATAGAATCACAACCCGTAGGTAATCCCCTTGCGGCGCTATCCGGTAGAATGCCCGGCGTGCTAATTGCGCAGAATAATGGCGTGCCTGGCAGTGCGGTGCAGGTGCAGATCAGAAATCAAGCTTCGCTAAGTGGCACCACGTCTGGATCTATTCCACTGTATGTGGTGGATGGCGTTCCCTTCACCAATTTCAACGGGGGCGCTCCTGCTACAGATAACCTGAATGCCTTTGGTATCTCGGGTGCCTCTGGCGGACTAAGTCCGTTCAACATGATTAATCCCGCAGATATTGAACGTATTGACATCTTGAAAGATGCGGATGCGACCGCCATATACGGAAGTCGGGGCGCAAATGGCGTAGTATTGATTACCACAAAAAAGGGTGTGTCGGGGCGCACACGTGTCGGGGTGAACTTTAATACCGGCATCACCGAAGTGAATCGCTTTATTCCCATGCTGAATTTACCTGACTACCTCACCCTGCGCAAAGAGGCTTTCGCAAATGATGGTGTCACGCCAACTACCGCGAATGCACCAGACCTGACAGTCTGGGATCAGGAGGCGGCCACCGACTGGCAAAAGCTTTTAATCGGAAATACCGGACATGTTACCGATGCACAGGCGAATCTGTCTGGTGGAAATGAATATACCCGCTTCTTTTTCAACTCGGGCTATCGGAGAGAAAGCACGGTGTTTTATGGAGACAGCGAAAATAGCCGTTTTACCTCCCGTTTAAACCTGGATCACAAATCCAGCGACGGTAAGTTTAACGCGGCTTTCTCGGTAAGCTATGCCAATGATCAGTCGAATATGCCGAGTTCGGATGTGTCTTCTTTCTACAACCTGGCGCCCAACTATCCGATTTATAACGAAAATGGGACGTATTACTGGTTGCCTTCCTCCTTTGGTATCAGTAATCCGATAGCACTTTTGGACCGAAAATATATCGGCAAAACCAATAACTTGATTTCAAATGCTAACCTAAGCTATAATATCGCACCCGGATTAGTCGCCAAGGCAAATTTTGGGTATACGATCACGCAGCTACAGCAAAATAACCAAACGCCGTCTACGAGCTTAAACAATACCCTACCCACTACCTTAGGCACTTCTTCATTTTCGAATACCAAAGCGCAGAACTGGATCATCGAACCGACCTTGAACTATAACAAGGCTATCGGCGACGGAAACCTAACGGCACTCGTAGGAACGAGCTTTCAGCAGAATTCTTCAGCCACCCAAACGACCAATGGCACAAACTACAGCAATGACGCACTTCTTGGCTCACTGAATGCCGCAGGCTTGTTCACCGCGAATAACAACATGGTGGCCTATAAATATCATGCGATATTTGGTAAGCTCAATTATGAATGGCAAGAGAAATACCTGTTCAACGGGACATTCCGCCGGGATGGATCGTCGCGGTTCGGTCCAAAAAATCGCTTCGGAAATTTTGGCGCGGTGGGGATGGGCTGGATCTTCTCGAAAGAGGATTTTGTCGCCGACAATCTGAACTTCCTAAGCTTTGGTAAGCTACGTGGAAGCTTCGGTACCACCGGAAATGATCAAATCTCCAACTATTTATATCTACAACTCTATTCTTCTTCCGCGGCGTATCTGGGAAATGCCACCATGAACCTGATCACCTTACCCAACGAATTTATTCAATGGGAAACCACGCAAAAGCTAGAATTTGCACTGGATCTGGGCTTCCTGAAGGATCGGATTTTGTTTACCGCCAACTATTTCAGAAATCGATCCGGCGATCAGATTACGTCGGCAGGATTGCCCACACAGGTAGGGTACAACAGCTATACGTCGAATCTTCCAGCGGTGATTCAAAATACCGGACTGGAGCTTGATTTGAATACGACAAACATAGAAAGCAACGATTTCTCGTGGAAAACTTCGGTGAACTTCACCTTCTTCCGAAACAAGCTATTGGAGTTTCCGAATCTGGAACAGTCTTTCTTTGCGAGCAGCTTCATCGTGGGCGAGCCGATTAATCTCGTTCGACTCTACAATTACCAAGGTGTGAATCCGGCAACGGGCGCCGCGATATATGAAGATCGCAATGGCGATGGAATTATCAGCCCAGATGATCGATACGTAGCAGATCTAGGCACCCCGTTTTATGGCGGCTTTAATAATACATTTACCTACAAAGGGTTTGAGCTCGGTGTCTTTTTCCAGTTCAACCACCGGTTTGGCGTGACCCGAATCCTCAATACCCGGCCGGGTGCGATGGTGAACCAGAACGATTACTGGCTGGGTCGCTGGACGCCGGAAAATACGGCATCGGACATTCCTGCGGCTACTACCACACCAGGCAATGCGCTGTATACCTCTTATAATCAATACACCAATTCCAATGCAGTATATGGCGATGCTTCTTACATCAAGCTTCGTTCGGTAAACTTGTCTTATCGCTTGCCTTCCAGCTGGCTTTCCAGCACCAAATTATCCAATTGCAGCATCTTCGCCCAAGGGCAAAACTTATTTACCTGGGCCAAGAACAAATACGTGCTCGATACCGAAACTACGGTGCAAGGTGGCCCTTCCGGATTAGGCACAGGAACCATTGGACAGGTGCTGCCACCGCTTAGAACTATTGTCTTTGGATTTAACTGTCAATTTTAA
- a CDS encoding FecR family protein, translating to MDATEKIAELIKRHIEGKLTPEESDALTRWRQDDAANEVFFQQVTQGEAVFADALRWIDMEDEDAKQQLENIKQRTLGKLRTAQPFPMRRRWSSRLIYRGVAALFLCASLFGYFHWRQHPTWSEPIEASSVLPGSNKAELLLSDGQKINLRSDKDGIILSDELSYSDGTPLLAIDKAKLAQMTASITVPVGGKYKVTLSDGTRVHLNAQSKLVYPLVFNHEKRQVSIAGEAYFEVSQQYEKNRRIPFEVSSKDQVIRVTGTSFNVSAYADDTYTYTTLVEGSVEIETATGRLSLRPNEQASVREGSLNKKSIDVQQYIAWKDNTFLFFETELRDLMKQVSRWYAVEVSYPKDIPPTYFYGEISREKNLAEVLRILEKAGVKFELNKEGSHVRLQVKHD from the coding sequence ATGGATGCTACGGAAAAAATAGCCGAGCTTATCAAACGACATATCGAAGGCAAGCTTACGCCCGAAGAATCGGATGCATTAACACGTTGGCGACAGGATGATGCTGCCAACGAAGTCTTCTTCCAACAGGTTACGCAGGGCGAAGCGGTTTTTGCCGATGCGTTGCGCTGGATAGATATGGAGGATGAGGATGCCAAGCAGCAGCTTGAAAACATCAAGCAACGAACCCTCGGCAAGCTTCGTACCGCACAGCCGTTTCCGATGCGTCGCCGCTGGAGCTCGAGACTGATCTACCGGGGAGTCGCCGCCCTATTCCTTTGTGCATCCTTATTCGGCTACTTTCATTGGCGGCAGCATCCAACATGGTCCGAACCTATCGAAGCATCCAGCGTACTTCCCGGCAGCAATAAAGCCGAACTGCTCCTTTCCGATGGACAAAAGATCAACCTGCGTAGCGACAAAGATGGCATTATCCTCTCCGATGAGCTGAGCTATTCGGACGGCACGCCCCTGCTTGCCATCGATAAGGCAAAGCTTGCACAAATGACAGCCAGTATTACTGTTCCTGTGGGCGGAAAATACAAAGTAACGCTAAGCGACGGCACTCGTGTACATCTTAATGCACAGTCCAAATTAGTGTATCCACTCGTATTTAATCACGAGAAAAGACAAGTGAGTATAGCCGGTGAAGCCTACTTCGAGGTATCGCAACAATATGAAAAAAACAGGCGGATACCCTTTGAGGTCAGCTCCAAAGATCAGGTCATCCGTGTCACGGGCACCAGCTTCAACGTTTCGGCGTATGCCGATGACACGTATACATACACCACACTCGTGGAGGGCTCTGTAGAAATCGAGACTGCTACAGGCCGGCTATCGCTACGTCCTAACGAGCAGGCGTCGGTACGAGAGGGCAGTTTAAACAAGAAGTCTATAGACGTACAACAATACATTGCTTGGAAAGACAATACCTTTTTATTTTTTGAAACTGAACTCCGCGACTTGATGAAACAAGTGAGCCGGTGGTATGCCGTTGAGGTCAGCTATCCAAAGGATATACCTCCTACTTATTTCTATGGCGAGATTTCCCGCGAAAAGAACCTGGCCGAGGTACTGCGCATCTTAGAAAAGGCAGGTGTAAAATTTGAACTAAACAAAGAAGGCAGCCACGTGCGTCTTCAGGTTAAACATGACTAA